In Mycolicibacterium mucogenicum DSM 44124, the following are encoded in one genomic region:
- a CDS encoding ABC transporter substrate-binding protein: MRLVAAVLAVVSVVMAGACAPAQRVDLGRDAGYLIAAISGEPDQLDPQKTSAYFSFEVLENVFDTLVEPDADLTMRPALAQSWDVTPDQRTWTFHLRPGVTFHDGSPLTAADVVYSYRRIIDGKLANADKLSAVTDVAAADDHTVRITVAHPTPNLLTNLGGFKGVAIVQRRNVEDGQIASHPIGTGPFAFVSQRSGDAITLRANPRYWAGAPRIPGVTFRFISEPSTALSALQAGEIDWTDTVPPQRVAQLRGDDSIHLAVTPSNDYWYLALNEARPAWQDVRVRQAIAYAVDRASIVQATSYGAAQANQLAIPQGNPWYTPYDKYRYDIEHAKALLRESGSAPTAMDLLVTSEYPQTVTAAQVIADNLAPLGIRVTIRTVDFGTWLDEQHSGHFDMLMMGWLGNIDPDDFYYAQHHTGGASNAQKFSDPRVDALLDAGRTETDQQARHQDYTQAATLIADQVSYLYLYNPAVVQAWSPRLTGYEARRDKAIRFRDAVLGGDRP, translated from the coding sequence ATGCGACTGGTGGCAGCCGTGCTCGCCGTCGTTTCCGTCGTCATGGCGGGGGCCTGCGCGCCCGCACAGCGCGTTGACCTGGGCCGGGACGCGGGATACCTCATCGCGGCGATCTCCGGTGAACCCGACCAACTCGACCCGCAGAAGACCAGCGCGTACTTCTCCTTCGAGGTTCTCGAGAACGTCTTCGACACCCTGGTGGAGCCGGACGCCGATCTGACCATGCGGCCTGCCCTCGCGCAGTCGTGGGACGTCACGCCTGATCAGCGGACCTGGACGTTCCACCTGCGCCCCGGGGTGACGTTCCACGACGGCAGCCCCCTCACCGCGGCCGACGTCGTCTACTCCTACCGGCGGATCATCGACGGCAAGCTCGCCAACGCCGACAAGCTCAGCGCTGTCACCGACGTCGCGGCGGCCGACGACCACACGGTCCGGATCACTGTGGCCCACCCGACACCGAATCTGCTGACCAATCTCGGCGGGTTCAAGGGTGTGGCGATCGTGCAGCGCCGCAATGTCGAGGACGGGCAGATCGCCAGCCACCCGATCGGCACCGGGCCGTTCGCGTTCGTCAGCCAGCGCAGTGGAGATGCGATCACGCTGCGCGCAAATCCGCGTTACTGGGCCGGCGCCCCGCGGATTCCGGGTGTGACGTTCCGCTTCATCAGCGAGCCGTCGACGGCGCTGTCGGCGCTACAGGCCGGTGAGATCGACTGGACCGACACGGTGCCGCCGCAGCGGGTCGCCCAGCTGCGGGGCGACGATTCGATCCACCTCGCGGTGACGCCGAGCAATGATTACTGGTACCTGGCGCTCAATGAAGCCCGGCCGGCGTGGCAGGACGTCCGGGTGCGGCAGGCCATCGCGTACGCCGTCGACCGGGCGTCGATCGTGCAGGCCACCAGTTACGGTGCGGCGCAGGCCAATCAGCTCGCGATCCCGCAGGGCAACCCGTGGTACACGCCCTACGACAAGTACCGCTACGACATCGAGCACGCCAAAGCACTACTGCGGGAGTCCGGCTCGGCGCCGACCGCGATGGACCTCTTGGTCACCAGCGAGTACCCGCAGACGGTGACCGCCGCCCAGGTGATCGCCGACAACCTTGCGCCGCTGGGCATCCGGGTCACCATCCGCACCGTCGATTTCGGGACGTGGCTCGACGAACAACACAGCGGCCACTTCGACATGCTGATGATGGGCTGGCTCGGCAACATCGACCCCGACGATTTCTACTACGCGCAGCACCACACCGGCGGTGCGAGCAATGCCCAGAAATTCTCGGACCCTCGCGTCGACGCGCTGCTGGACGCCGGCCGGACCGAGACCGATCAGCAAGCGCGGCACCAGGATTACACGCAGGCGGCGACGCTCATCGCGGACCAGGTGAGCTACCTCTACCTGTACAACCCCGCGGTGGTCCAGGCGTGGTCACCGCGGCTCACCGGCTATGAGGCCAGGCGCGACAAGGCGATTCGGTTCCGGGACGCGGTCCTCGGCGGTGACCGGCCATGA
- the cspE gene encoding transcription antiterminator/RNA stability regulator CspE has translation MPQGTVKWFNSEKGFGFITPDDGSKDLFVHYSEIRSNGFRTLDEGQRVEFEVGQGSKGPAATGVTAV, from the coding sequence ATGCCACAGGGAACTGTGAAATGGTTCAACAGTGAGAAGGGCTTCGGCTTCATCACTCCCGACGACGGCTCCAAGGATCTGTTCGTCCACTACTCGGAAATCCGTAGCAACGGTTTCCGCACCCTCGACGAGGGCCAGCGGGTCGAGTTCGAGGTCGGTCAGGGCAGCAAGGGCCCGGCCGCAACCGGAGTCACCGCGGTCTAA
- a CDS encoding GAP family protein, protein MTGSWGTVLTGLVPLGLVVALSPITVIPAVLVLQAPRPRPTGLAFLAGWAVGLAVVTAVCVQASHLLGGAHHDHKSPPEWASWLRVVLGGALIVFGVYRWFTRHNSTDSPGWMKKIATVTPARAAAMGVALVVVRPDVVLICVPAGLAIGTAGLGIEGDWLAAAFFVIVAASTVAIPTLAYAIAGARLDDTMRRLKDWMEKNNAALMAVIMVVIGAMVLHNGARALGWL, encoded by the coding sequence ATGACTGGAAGCTGGGGCACCGTGTTGACCGGGCTGGTACCGCTCGGACTGGTGGTGGCGCTGTCGCCGATCACCGTCATCCCGGCGGTGTTGGTCCTGCAGGCGCCGCGACCCCGGCCGACTGGTCTGGCGTTCCTCGCCGGCTGGGCCGTCGGGCTGGCTGTGGTGACGGCCGTCTGCGTCCAGGCCTCGCATCTGCTCGGCGGCGCGCACCATGACCACAAGTCGCCGCCCGAGTGGGCTTCGTGGCTGCGGGTGGTGCTGGGTGGCGCGCTCATCGTCTTCGGCGTCTATCGCTGGTTCACCCGGCACAACAGCACTGATTCGCCGGGCTGGATGAAGAAGATCGCGACCGTCACCCCGGCCCGTGCGGCGGCGATGGGCGTGGCGCTGGTCGTGGTGCGCCCAGATGTCGTATTGATCTGTGTGCCAGCCGGATTGGCGATCGGCACCGCGGGGCTCGGCATCGAGGGTGACTGGCTGGCTGCGGCCTTCTTCGTGATCGTCGCCGCGTCGACAGTGGCGATCCCGACACTGGCCTACGCCATCGCCGGTGCCCGACTCGATGACACGATGCGGCGACTCAAAGACTGGATGGAGAAGAACAACGCCGCGTTGATGGCCGTGATCATGGTCGTCATCGGGGCGATGGTGCTCCACAACGGCGCGCGTGCGCTCGGGTGGCTCTAG
- the ligD gene encoding non-homologous end-joining DNA ligase: MASAAEELDVDGVAVRFTNPDKVYFPQLGSKGTKRTMVDYYLAVAERMVTLLRDRPTHLQRFPDGIEGEEIYQKRVPVKHPDYLKTCTVTFPSGRTADALKVTHPSAIIWAAQMGTITLHPWQVRCPDVEHPDELRIDLDPQPGTGFKEAREIATGVLKPILDELGLTGYPKTSGGRGVHVFVRIKPEWDFIAVRRAGIALAREVERRAPDAVTTSWWKEERGERLFIDYNQNARDRTFASAYSVRKTPIATVSTPLSWTELADADPDDYTMATVPKLLAERDDPWARIDDVAHSLEPLLEMVQADEDRGLGDLPYPPNYPKMPGEPKRVQPSKDRDLKGS, from the coding sequence ATGGCAAGCGCCGCAGAAGAACTCGACGTCGACGGCGTCGCCGTCCGGTTCACCAACCCCGACAAGGTGTACTTCCCGCAGCTCGGGAGCAAGGGCACCAAGCGCACGATGGTCGACTACTACCTCGCCGTCGCCGAGCGGATGGTGACGCTGCTGCGGGACCGGCCCACCCACCTGCAACGGTTCCCCGACGGCATCGAGGGCGAGGAGATCTACCAAAAGCGTGTTCCCGTAAAGCATCCGGACTATCTGAAGACCTGCACCGTGACCTTCCCGTCGGGCCGCACCGCCGACGCGCTCAAGGTGACGCACCCGTCGGCCATCATCTGGGCCGCGCAGATGGGCACCATCACGCTGCACCCGTGGCAGGTGCGCTGCCCGGACGTCGAGCACCCCGACGAACTGCGCATCGACCTCGATCCACAGCCGGGCACCGGGTTCAAAGAGGCCCGGGAGATCGCGACCGGTGTACTCAAACCGATCCTCGACGAACTCGGCCTGACCGGATACCCCAAGACGTCGGGCGGCCGGGGCGTCCATGTGTTCGTCCGGATCAAGCCGGAGTGGGACTTCATCGCCGTGCGCCGGGCTGGTATCGCCCTGGCCCGTGAGGTGGAGCGGCGCGCGCCCGATGCGGTGACGACGTCGTGGTGGAAGGAGGAGCGCGGCGAGCGGCTGTTCATCGACTACAACCAGAACGCGCGGGACCGGACCTTCGCCTCGGCGTACTCAGTGCGCAAGACGCCCATCGCGACGGTGTCGACGCCGCTGTCCTGGACCGAGCTCGCCGACGCCGATCCCGATGACTACACGATGGCCACCGTGCCGAAGCTGCTCGCAGAGCGTGACGATCCGTGGGCCCGCATCGACGACGTGGCGCATTCCCTGGAGCCGTTGCTCGAGATGGTGCAGGCCGACGAGGACCGGGGGCTGGGGGATCTGCCGTATCCGCCGAACTATCCCAAGATGCCGGGGGAGCCGAAGCGGGTGCAGCCGAGCAAGGACCGGGACCTCAAGGGGTCCTAG
- a CDS encoding ATP-dependent DNA ligase, with the protein METVDLPVQPPIDPMLAKAAVKVPDEAGLWSYEPKWDGFRALVFRDGDDVVLQSRNGKELGRYFPELLAALRDEIAPRCVLDGEVVVPREINGRIRLDWESLSQRIHPAASRVQMLAEQTPAHFIGFDALADGNRSLLAEPFRVRRAALQNLVSEKQWCHVTRTTEDPEQGAHWLTTFEGAGLDGVIAKRLDGAYLPGKREMVKVKHARDADCVAIGYRIHKSGEGIGSILLGLYTDEGNLHMVGGAASFTVKDRIALLAELEPLRTGDAQDGEPSRWNSAADKTWIPIRPERVCEVAYDQMEGNSVHGRRFRHTVKFRRWRPDRDPQSCTFDQLDVPLNYDLYDVLENS; encoded by the coding sequence ATGGAAACCGTGGACCTACCCGTGCAGCCACCGATAGACCCGATGCTGGCCAAGGCCGCCGTGAAGGTACCGGACGAGGCGGGGCTGTGGTCCTACGAGCCGAAATGGGACGGGTTCCGCGCCCTGGTGTTCAGGGACGGCGACGACGTGGTGCTGCAGTCGCGCAACGGAAAAGAGCTGGGCAGATACTTCCCCGAGTTGCTCGCGGCGCTGCGGGACGAGATCGCGCCGCGGTGTGTACTCGACGGCGAGGTCGTGGTGCCGCGGGAGATCAACGGCCGCATCCGGCTCGATTGGGAATCGCTCAGCCAGCGCATCCATCCCGCGGCCAGCCGGGTGCAGATGCTGGCCGAGCAGACGCCGGCGCACTTCATCGGATTCGACGCGCTGGCCGACGGCAACCGCAGTCTGCTGGCCGAGCCGTTCCGCGTCCGCCGCGCTGCGTTGCAGAACCTGGTGAGCGAGAAGCAGTGGTGCCACGTCACACGGACCACCGAGGACCCCGAACAGGGCGCACACTGGCTGACCACGTTCGAGGGTGCGGGGCTGGACGGCGTGATCGCCAAACGCCTCGACGGCGCCTACCTGCCGGGCAAGCGGGAGATGGTGAAGGTCAAGCACGCCAGGGACGCGGACTGCGTGGCGATCGGTTACCGCATCCACAAGAGTGGTGAGGGCATCGGCTCGATCCTCCTCGGTCTCTACACCGATGAAGGCAATCTCCACATGGTCGGTGGCGCAGCGTCTTTCACCGTCAAGGACCGCATCGCGCTGCTGGCGGAACTGGAGCCGCTGCGCACCGGCGACGCGCAGGACGGTGAACCGAGCCGCTGGAATTCCGCCGCGGACAAGACCTGGATTCCGATTCGTCCGGAGCGGGTATGCGAGGTGGCATACGACCAGATGGAGGGAAACAGCGTGCATGGCCGACGCTTCCGGCACACGGTGAAGTTCCGCCGCTGGCGCCCGGACCGGGACCCGCAGAGCTGTACCTTCGACCAACTCGACGTACCGCTGAACTACGACCTGTATGACGTCCTGGAGAATTCGTGA